From Phragmites australis chromosome 5, lpPhrAust1.1, whole genome shotgun sequence, a single genomic window includes:
- the LOC133918689 gene encoding heat stress transcription factor C-2a-like, with protein MTSGGTMDAAAGVAPFVAKTYHMVDDPATDGVIAWGSDNNSFVVADPFAFSQTLLPAHFKHSNFSSFVRQLNTYGFRKVDPDRWEFAHVSFLRGQTHLLHQIVRRISGAGKRKDDGGADAVNGDDDSAVVMEVVQLKREQRAIEDRVAAMWRRVQETERRPEQMLAFLVKVAGDPQVLRRLVAGGGEGDVGFAAGPDGGGEVKRARLLLDGDAAGRRADGFYVGGGDDGVNFAGFYNGVGGFGGDVQVDGEGGYPPPPYEFPVDSSGY; from the exons ATGACGAGCGGCGGCACCATggacgcggcggcgggggtGGCGCCGTTCGTGGCGAAGACGTACCATATGGTGGACGACCCGGCGACGGACGGCGTCATCGCGTGGGGCAGCGACAACAACAGCTTCGTCGTCGCCGACCCCTTCGCGTTCTCGCAGACGCTGCTGCCCGCGCACTTCAAGCACTCCAACTTCTCCAGCTTCGTCAGGCAGCTCAACACTTAC GGTTTCCGGAAGGTTGATCCTGACAGGTGGGAGTTCGCCCACGTGTCGTTCCTGCGCGGGCAGACGCACCTCCTGCACCAGATCGTCCGCCGGATCAGCGGCGCCGGAAAGCGTAAGGACGACGGCGGCGCCGACGCCGTGAACGGCGATGATGACAGCGCGGTGGTCATGGAGGTGGTCCAGCTGAAGCGGGAGCAGAGGGCCATCGAGGACCGAGTGGCGGCGATGTGGCGCCGCGTGCAGGAGACGGAGCGCCGGCCCGAGCAGATGCTCGCGTTCCTCGTCAAGGTCGCCGGCGACCCGCAGGTGCTGCGCCGCctggtcgccggcggcggcgagggcgacgTTGGCTTCGCAGCCGGGCcggacggcggcggggaggtcAAGAGGGCTCGGCTGCTTCTCGACGGCGACGCGGCGGGGAGGCGCGCCGACGGGTTCTACGTTGGCGGTGGAGATGACGGCGTCAACTTCGCCGGGTTCTACAACGGAGTGGGCGGGTTCGGCGGTGACGTGCAGGTGGACGGCGAGGGCGGGTACCCGCCGCCGCCCTACGAGTTCCCCGTGGACAGCAGCGGCTACTGA